A window of Rhodococcus sp. SGAir0479 contains these coding sequences:
- a CDS encoding DUF4235 domain-containing protein: MNKTAAKALYKPLSMATSVLGGVLAGVAFRQVWKRVGEDEQAPDPKDLSRTNREVLIAAALQGAVFAVVKAAVDRAGERGFRAITH, encoded by the coding sequence ATGAACAAGACCGCTGCCAAGGCTCTCTACAAGCCGCTCTCCATGGCCACGAGCGTGCTGGGCGGAGTGCTGGCCGGCGTCGCGTTCCGCCAGGTCTGGAAGCGCGTCGGCGAGGACGAGCAGGCCCCCGATCCCAAGGATCTGTCGCGCACCAACCGCGAGGTGCTCATCGCCGCGGCGCTCCAGGGCGCCGTCTTCGCCGTGGTGAAGGCGGCGGTGGACCGGGCCGGTGAGCGTGGCTTCCGCGCCATCACCCACTAG
- a CDS encoding SAM-dependent methyltransferase, which translates to MNRLPDDYFTDMYAQDPDPWRFDERWYEHRKRALTVAMLPRRRFRNAFEPGCSTGALTEMLALRCDELLATDVVDDVLDTARARLDGVPGVTFLNWALGDPWPADMFDLIVLSEVGYYVKPEAFDDVVEDVAHHLGPDAVVLAAHWRHPVSDYPTTGDEVHDALARNPGLIRTARYEDADVLIETFASAAVPPDSVARREGLVD; encoded by the coding sequence GTGAACCGACTACCCGACGACTACTTCACCGACATGTATGCCCAGGACCCGGATCCGTGGCGGTTCGACGAGCGCTGGTACGAGCACCGCAAGCGGGCGTTGACCGTGGCGATGTTGCCGCGCAGACGGTTCCGCAACGCGTTCGAGCCGGGGTGCTCCACCGGCGCGCTCACCGAGATGCTCGCACTGCGGTGCGATGAACTCCTCGCCACCGACGTCGTCGACGACGTCCTGGACACCGCCCGGGCCCGCCTGGACGGTGTGCCCGGAGTGACGTTCCTCAACTGGGCGCTCGGAGACCCGTGGCCGGCGGACATGTTCGACCTCATCGTGCTCAGCGAGGTCGGCTACTACGTGAAGCCGGAGGCCTTCGACGACGTCGTCGAGGACGTCGCGCACCACCTGGGACCGGACGCGGTGGTGCTGGCCGCGCACTGGCGGCACCCGGTGAGCGACTACCCGACGACGGGCGACGAGGTCCACGACGCACTGGCCCGGAACCCCGGGCTGATCCGCACGGCCCGCTACGAGGACGCCGACGTACTGATCGAGACGTTCGCGTCGGCCGCCGTGCCGCCGGACTCCGTGGCCCGCCGCGAGGGTCTGGTCGACTGA
- a CDS encoding PIG-L deacetylase family protein: MSSVERFAQVPTVEVGTPEDHWSGHTRFRHLDVHECPALVVVAPHPDDEVLGVGALASELADRAVPVTVVSVTDGEASHPGSPTLSPADLAVRRRAESDRAASRLGLAPPVRCGLPDGAVAAHEDELAERIRAHLAPGTWCAAPLRTDGHPDHEAAGRAAARAAHEAGAVLLEYPIWLWHWAVPGDPAVPWDRARTFPLTRHRLQAKQSAVAEFATQITDLSDDPADRAILPPHVLARLLRDHETVIVP, translated from the coding sequence ATGAGCAGTGTCGAACGTTTCGCGCAGGTGCCCACCGTCGAGGTCGGCACGCCCGAGGACCACTGGTCCGGACACACCCGGTTCCGGCATCTGGACGTCCACGAGTGCCCCGCCCTGGTGGTCGTCGCTCCGCATCCCGACGACGAGGTGCTCGGCGTCGGGGCACTGGCCTCCGAACTCGCGGACCGCGCCGTCCCGGTGACGGTCGTGTCGGTGACCGACGGGGAGGCCTCGCACCCCGGTTCACCGACGCTGTCGCCCGCGGACCTCGCCGTCCGGCGCCGCGCCGAATCCGACCGGGCGGCGTCCCGGCTGGGACTCGCCCCGCCCGTCCGGTGCGGGCTGCCCGACGGCGCCGTGGCCGCGCACGAGGACGAGCTGGCCGAGCGGATCCGGGCCCACCTGGCACCGGGTACGTGGTGCGCTGCGCCTCTGCGCACCGACGGACACCCCGACCACGAGGCCGCCGGCCGGGCCGCGGCCCGGGCCGCGCACGAGGCGGGTGCGGTCCTCCTCGAGTACCCGATCTGGCTGTGGCACTGGGCTGTTCCGGGCGACCCCGCGGTCCCGTGGGACCGCGCCCGCACCTTCCCCCTGACCCGACACCGGCTGCAGGCCAAGCAGTCCGCCGTGGCCGAGTTCGCGACACAGATCACCGACCTGTCGGACGATCCCGCAGATCGGGCGATCCTTCCGCCGCACGTTCTCGCCCGCCTGCTTCGCGACCACGAGACGGTGATCGTGCCGTGA
- a CDS encoding acyl-CoA dehydrogenase family protein — MSQTAIHPTVTPTEAGAWPLPGGGRTGERWRALTDAARTDLVGARLLEAHADATAILHELGGPQVEAGQLWGVWAAEPPEPAVTARQTDAGIVLDGRKLWCSGAHSCTHALVTARRDGERALFAVELSAPGVTPVPDSWHAVGMAASDSGAVDFAAVPAVPVGAPGEYLTRPGFWHGAIGVAACWYGGALAVAQPLRRRAGDDPHRLAHLGAVDAALYAAQSVLDCAAVDLDARPRDRRAAELRARRVRAVVEDTATTVLDRVGRALGAAPLCDDPVHARLVADLTVYLRQSHAERDLAELGSALRAEEADR, encoded by the coding sequence ATGAGCCAGACGGCTATTCACCCGACCGTCACCCCGACCGAGGCCGGTGCCTGGCCGCTGCCGGGCGGGGGCCGAACCGGGGAGCGGTGGCGCGCGCTCACCGACGCCGCCCGGACCGACCTGGTGGGCGCGCGCCTGCTCGAGGCGCACGCCGACGCCACCGCGATCCTGCACGAGCTCGGTGGGCCGCAGGTGGAGGCCGGCCAGTTGTGGGGTGTGTGGGCGGCCGAGCCGCCGGAGCCGGCGGTGACGGCCCGGCAGACGGACGCCGGCATCGTGCTGGACGGCCGCAAGCTCTGGTGTTCGGGCGCGCACTCGTGCACCCACGCGCTGGTCACCGCGCGCCGCGATGGCGAGCGGGCGCTGTTCGCGGTGGAACTGTCGGCGCCCGGGGTGACTCCGGTGCCGGACAGCTGGCACGCCGTGGGGATGGCCGCCAGCGACTCCGGCGCGGTGGACTTCGCGGCCGTTCCGGCCGTGCCGGTCGGGGCGCCGGGCGAGTACCTGACGCGACCCGGATTCTGGCACGGCGCCATCGGCGTCGCGGCCTGCTGGTACGGCGGCGCCCTCGCGGTGGCGCAGCCGCTGCGCCGGCGGGCCGGTGACGATCCGCACCGACTGGCGCACCTCGGGGCCGTCGACGCCGCGCTCTATGCGGCGCAAAGCGTGCTCGATTGCGCCGCAGTCGATCTCGACGCCCGACCGCGGGACCGTCGGGCCGCGGAGCTCCGGGCTCGCCGGGTGCGGGCGGTCGTCGAGGACACCGCGACCACGGTGCTCGACCGCGTCGGTCGCGCGCTCGGCGCGGCCCCGCTGTGTGACGACCCCGTACACGCCCGCCTCGTGGCGGATCTGACCGTGTACCTGCGCCAGAGCCACGCCGAACGCGACCTGGCCGAGCTGGGCAGCGCCCTGAGAGCCGAGGAGGCGGACCGATGA
- a CDS encoding glycosyltransferase, with translation MAGIRRAADRVRLPVTTVVVLDSCTDDSARSAATADQVLEVDCRNVGAARAAGFAASGESGRADVWFATTDADSVVPETWLVDQLAYWADHDAVVGTVRVDWRTGTAGTRRRYDEAYRLRRGAVHGHVHGANLGLRADLYRDVGGFHPHALAEDVDLVRRLGDAGARIAWDEHNAVVTSDRRRPRARGGFGDFLSTLDRLETRGPVRADVQELR, from the coding sequence ATGGCCGGGATCCGGCGCGCCGCCGACCGCGTGCGGCTGCCCGTGACCACCGTCGTGGTCCTCGACTCCTGCACCGACGACTCCGCGCGCTCCGCCGCCACCGCGGATCAGGTGCTGGAGGTCGACTGCCGCAACGTGGGCGCGGCCCGTGCGGCCGGGTTCGCGGCCAGCGGCGAAAGCGGCCGTGCCGACGTCTGGTTCGCCACCACCGACGCCGACAGCGTGGTGCCCGAGACGTGGTTGGTCGACCAACTGGCCTATTGGGCCGATCACGATGCGGTCGTGGGCACGGTCCGCGTGGACTGGCGCACCGGTACGGCGGGGACCCGGCGCCGCTACGACGAGGCCTACCGCCTACGCCGCGGCGCGGTGCACGGTCACGTGCACGGCGCCAACCTGGGACTGCGGGCGGACCTGTACCGGGACGTCGGCGGGTTCCACCCGCACGCCCTCGCCGAGGACGTGGATCTGGTGCGGCGCCTGGGCGACGCCGGCGCACGGATCGCGTGGGACGAACACAATGCGGTCGTCACCTCCGATCGCCGACGGCCACGCGCGCGCGGCGGTTTCGGCGATTTCCTGTCCACGCTCGACCGGCTCGAGACCCGAGGGCCGGTGCGCGCCGACGTGCAGGAGTTGCGATGA
- a CDS encoding phosphoketolase family protein, which yields MTHSPDDPSTDELELLHRYWMAANYLTVAQIYLRDNVLLRRPLVAPDIKPRLLGHWGTSPGLSLVYTHLNRLIRRTGADVVFVAGPGHGGPAVVANTYLEGTYSELYPDVTPDEAGLRRLARQFSTPGGIPSHSGVETPGSINEGGELGYSLAHAAGAAMDNPDLIVACVVGDGEAETGPLSGSWKIPFFLDPAHDGAVLPILHLNGYKISGPTVLGRRTDEEVSELLHAFGWEPVVVSGDEPMQVHRDLAETLDRAHAAITRIRSDARDSGIADRPRWPAIVLRTPKGWTGPDIVDGLEIEGTFRAHQVPIADVRDDESHLERLEQWMRSYRPEQQFDPQGRLVPELAALAPRGNERMGANPHANGGRLLRPLDVPPIEKYALDVPAPGAVHHETTRPLGELLRDIYTANPDDFRLFCPDETNSNRLGAVFEVTDRCFVGTVVPDDDHVSRHGRVMEVLSEHLCQGWLEGYLLTGRHGLFATYEAFAMVSASMTIQHTKWLERARGLDWRAPIASLNILLTSTCWRNDHNGFSHQGPGLIDTVLSLSGGVTRVYLPPDANTMLAVAEGLFDSRDCVNLLVVDKQSHPQYLPMAQAREHVEAGASVWEWAGTEDGDGTPPDIVLACVGDVPTEEILAAAALLRGHVPDLRVRVVNVVDLMSMAPPDVHPRGRSHDDFARLFTEYVDVVVAWHGYARAFHQLLHGRMNPGRFHVRGYTEQGSTTTPFDMVVLNHMSRYHLAIEALRRSRRIPDGANALVGYCERMLERHHDYVREHLEDMPEVRNWVWPEPV from the coding sequence GTGACGCACAGCCCGGACGACCCGTCGACCGACGAACTCGAACTGCTCCACCGGTACTGGATGGCGGCCAACTACCTCACCGTGGCCCAGATCTACCTGCGGGACAACGTCCTGCTCCGCAGGCCGCTCGTCGCGCCCGACATCAAACCCCGCCTGCTCGGGCACTGGGGCACCAGCCCCGGTCTCTCGCTGGTGTACACCCACCTGAACCGGCTCATCCGCCGTACCGGCGCCGACGTCGTGTTCGTCGCCGGGCCGGGCCACGGCGGCCCGGCGGTGGTCGCGAACACATATCTGGAAGGCACCTACTCGGAGTTGTATCCGGACGTGACCCCGGACGAGGCGGGGCTGCGCCGGCTGGCCCGCCAGTTCTCGACGCCCGGGGGCATCCCGAGCCATTCCGGGGTCGAGACGCCCGGCTCCATCAACGAGGGCGGCGAGCTGGGGTACTCCCTGGCTCATGCCGCGGGCGCCGCGATGGACAACCCGGACCTCATCGTCGCGTGCGTCGTCGGCGACGGGGAGGCCGAGACGGGACCGCTGTCGGGATCGTGGAAGATCCCCTTCTTCCTCGATCCCGCGCACGACGGCGCGGTCCTGCCGATCCTGCACCTCAACGGCTACAAGATCTCCGGGCCCACCGTGCTGGGGCGGCGCACCGACGAGGAGGTGTCGGAGCTGCTGCACGCGTTCGGGTGGGAGCCGGTCGTGGTCTCGGGCGACGAGCCCATGCAGGTCCACCGCGATCTCGCCGAGACCCTCGACCGCGCCCACGCCGCGATCACTCGGATCCGCAGCGACGCCCGGGACTCCGGGATCGCCGATCGCCCCCGCTGGCCGGCGATCGTGCTACGGACCCCCAAGGGGTGGACGGGACCGGACATCGTCGACGGCCTCGAGATCGAGGGCACGTTCCGGGCGCATCAGGTGCCGATCGCCGACGTCCGCGACGACGAGTCCCATCTGGAGCGGCTCGAGCAGTGGATGCGCTCGTACCGGCCCGAGCAGCAGTTCGATCCGCAGGGGCGACTGGTCCCCGAGCTCGCGGCTCTCGCCCCGCGCGGCAACGAACGGATGGGCGCCAACCCCCACGCCAACGGCGGGCGGCTGCTGCGGCCGCTCGACGTGCCTCCGATCGAGAAGTACGCGCTCGACGTGCCCGCGCCCGGTGCCGTCCACCACGAGACCACGCGTCCGCTCGGGGAGCTGCTGCGCGACATCTACACAGCGAATCCCGACGACTTCCGGCTGTTCTGCCCCGACGAGACGAACAGCAATCGTCTGGGCGCCGTCTTCGAGGTCACCGACCGGTGTTTCGTGGGGACCGTGGTGCCCGACGACGATCACGTGAGCCGGCACGGCCGGGTGATGGAGGTGCTGTCGGAGCACCTGTGCCAGGGCTGGCTCGAGGGGTACCTCCTCACCGGCCGGCACGGCCTGTTCGCGACGTACGAGGCGTTCGCGATGGTCAGCGCCTCGATGACCATCCAGCACACCAAGTGGCTCGAACGCGCCCGCGGTCTCGACTGGCGGGCCCCGATCGCGAGCCTGAACATCCTGCTCACGTCCACTTGCTGGCGCAACGACCACAACGGCTTCTCCCACCAGGGGCCCGGCCTGATCGACACCGTGCTGTCGCTGTCCGGGGGCGTCACCCGGGTGTACCTGCCACCGGACGCCAACACGATGCTGGCCGTCGCCGAGGGACTGTTCGACTCGCGCGACTGCGTCAACCTGCTCGTGGTCGACAAGCAGTCGCATCCGCAGTACCTGCCGATGGCCCAGGCGCGCGAGCACGTGGAGGCGGGGGCGTCGGTGTGGGAGTGGGCGGGCACCGAGGACGGCGACGGAACCCCGCCCGACATCGTCCTGGCGTGCGTCGGCGACGTCCCGACAGAGGAGATCCTCGCCGCCGCGGCGCTGCTGCGCGGTCATGTCCCTGATCTCCGGGTGCGCGTCGTCAACGTCGTCGACCTGATGTCGATGGCGCCTCCGGACGTGCACCCGCGCGGGCGTTCGCACGACGATTTCGCGCGGCTGTTCACCGAGTACGTGGACGTCGTCGTCGCATGGCACGGGTACGCGCGCGCGTTCCACCAGCTGCTGCACGGTCGGATGAATCCCGGCCGCTTCCACGTGCGCGGATATACCGAGCAGGGCTCCACCACGACGCCCTTCGACATGGTGGTGCTCAATCACATGAGCCGCTATCACCTGGCCATCGAGGCGTTGCGGCGGAGTCGTCGGATCCCGGACGGCGCCAACGCGCTCGTCGGCTACTGCGAGCGGATGCTCGAGCGGCACCACGACTACGTCCGCGAGCACCTCGAGGACATGCCGGAGGTGCGGAACTGGGTGTGGCCCGAACCCGTGTGA